In the Amblyraja radiata isolate CabotCenter1 chromosome 13, sAmbRad1.1.pri, whole genome shotgun sequence genome, one interval contains:
- the LOC116979974 gene encoding thiamine transporter 2-like codes for MIKCCKSMDCCKPVNSNRWLYPTLLLCAYGFFSTMRPSEPFLIPYLVGPDKNLTIDQVTNEIFPVWTYSYMVVLIPVFLVTDYLRYKPIIILQGMSFITTWLMLLFAQGVLAMQFLEFFFGIVSATEVAYYSYIYSVVDSDHYQKVTSYCRSVTLVAYTLGSILGQVLVSVGNVSYFILNVISLVSVSLAFLASFLLPMPKRSMFFHKKEAKDNQVLPSTEDVKPASGNICPQNDLDTAATSRCPASSREGDPSLVKATERKGMMKDLFQLCSDFKESYSSPKIIYWSAWWALSTCGYLQVVNYIQVLWDYVEPSQRNTVYNGGVEAVSTFMSAVMSFAVGFVKMDWAVWGELALGIFSVVDAGALYTMDRANNIWVCYASYIAFKASYFLLITIATFQIAANLSVERYALLFGVNTFAALLLQTILTIIVVDSRGLGLDIITQFLVYGTYFAAIAGLFLIRGIYTFYQSRQKRTRQDGSEVINENTSPSGTETYLAERF; via the exons ATGATAAAATGCTGTAAATCCATGGACTGCTGCAAACCAGTGAATAGCAATAGATGGCTATACCCCACGCTGCTTCTTTGTGCCTATGGATTCTTCTCAACAATGAGACCTTCGGAGCCTTTTTTAATACCCTATCTTGTTGGACCTGACAAAAATTTAACCATTGACCAG GTTACAAATGAAATATTTCCAGTATGGACCTACTCTTACATGGTAGTATTAATCCCTGTCTTCTTGGTCACAGATTATCTCAGATATAAACCTATCATAATCTTACAAGGAATGAGTTTTATTACTACTTGGCTAATGCTCCTATTTGCGCAGGGGGTCCTGGCCATGCAGTTCTTAGAATTCTTCTTTGGCATTGTGTCTGCAACTGAAGTAGCTTATTACTCGTATATTTACAGTGTTGTCGATTCAGACCACTACCAAAAAGTGACCAGTTACTGTCGGAGCGTTACATTGGTTGCATACACCCTAGGCTCCATTCTCGGACAGGTTTTAGTCTCAGTTGGGAATGTATCCTACTTCATTCTAAACGTGATTTCACTGGTTTCAGTGTCGCTGGCCTTCCTTGCTTCCTTCCTCCTACCAATGCCCAAAAGAAGCATGTTCTTCCACAAGAAAGAAGCCAAAGACAATCAGGTCCTGCCATCTACTGAAGACGTCAAGCCTGCCTCCGGAAATATTTGTCCTCAGAATGATCTAGACACAGCAGCCACCTCACGTTGTCCAGCCAGCTCGCGTGAAGGTGACCCTAGTCTGGTGAAAGCAACCGAACGCAAGGGCATGATGAAGGATCTCTTCCAACTGTGTTCTGATTTCAAGGAAAGCTATTCCTCTCCAAAAATTATCTACTGGTCTGCATGGTGGGCATTGTCCACCTGTGGGTACCTGCAAGTTGTCAATTATATCCAGGTGCTGTGGGACTACGTTGAACCATCCCAAAGAAACACGGTATACAATGGCGGCGTGGAAGCTGTGTCGACCTTTATGA gtgctgtcatgTCCTTTGCTGTGGGCTTTGTaaagatggattgggcagtgtggGGAGAACTGGCCCTCGGCATCTTCTCAGTGGTGGATGCTGGTGCTTTATACACTATGGATCGTGCAAACAATATCTGGGTTTGTTATGCCAGTTACATTGCTTTCAAAGCATCCTACTTCTTGTTAATTACCATAGCAAC GTTCCAAATAGCAGCTAACCTGAGTGTGGAGCGCTACGCTTTATTGTTTGGGGTAAATACCTTTGCGGCTCTACTTCTGCAGACCATTCTGACCATCATTGTTGTGGATTCAAGAGGCCTTGGTTTGGATATTATCACCCAG ttccttgtttatgggACATACTTTGCAGCTATAGCAGGACTTTTCCTCATCAGAGGAATTTACACCTTTTATCAAAGTCGACAGAAAAGAACTCGGCAGGATGGGTCAGAGGTCATCAATGAAAACACTTCACCATCTGGAACTGAGACATACCTTGCAGAACGATTTTGA